A single window of Neisseria chenwenguii DNA harbors:
- a CDS encoding DNA cytosine methyltransferase, whose translation MDAQTFFRRPEPTVGSLFAGIGGFDLGFEAAGFRTAWQVEIDPVCRAVLADRFPHAEQHEDVRTCLPALSRTDVIVGGFPCQDVSAMGKRRGLAGKRTGLFFDAMHIVQTLQPRWLVLENVPGLLFSNDGRDFQTVLETLAECGYVGFWRVLDSRYFGVPTKRRRIFVVAGFRELPPVGLLGDAGPMERVSGQTEAGSPWADAHPTLLAGFADGTSIDISGGNIVAVADSRHQMVERQRASEDYGLRRGLDAADATQARAAGNAICPKVAQWIAEKLISTF comes from the coding sequence ATGGATGCTCAAACCTTTTTCAGACGGCCTGAACCCACCGTTGGCAGCCTGTTCGCAGGCATCGGAGGATTCGACCTCGGCTTCGAAGCCGCAGGATTCCGCACCGCGTGGCAGGTTGAAATCGACCCGGTCTGCCGCGCCGTTCTCGCCGACCGCTTCCCCCATGCTGAACAGCACGAAGACGTGCGTACCTGCCTGCCCGCACTCTCCCGAACAGACGTTATCGTCGGCGGTTTCCCCTGCCAAGACGTTTCGGCAATGGGTAAACGACGCGGCCTTGCCGGAAAACGCACGGGGCTGTTCTTCGACGCAATGCACATCGTGCAGACCCTTCAACCGCGCTGGCTGGTGCTTGAAAATGTCCCCGGACTGCTCTTTTCAAACGATGGCCGCGACTTCCAAACGGTACTTGAAACGCTTGCCGAATGCGGGTATGTGGGATTTTGGCGGGTGCTGGACAGCCGTTATTTCGGAGTCCCCACTAAACGCCGCCGAATATTCGTGGTCGCAGGTTTTCGAGAGCTGCCCCCGGTTGGGCTGCTGGGTGATGCCGGACCAATGGAGCGCGTATCTGGCCAGACGGAAGCGGGCAGCCCGTGGGCGGACGCTCATCCTACGCTGCTTGCAGGTTTCGCCGACGGGACAAGTATCGACATCTCGGGCGGAAATATCGTTGCTGTCGCCGACAGCCGGCATCAGATGGTTGAGCGGCAGCGAGCATCTGAAGATTATGGGCTTCGGCGCGGACTGGATGCGGCCGACGCTACTCAGGCTCGGGCTGCCGGAAACGCCATCTGTCCGAAAGTCGCACAATGGATTGCTGAAAAACTCATCAGTACATTCTGA
- a CDS encoding Com family DNA-binding transcriptional regulator, whose translation MKHRYKNRCECSNCCKLLAVGTGDFEIKCPRCKTVNRFGSLTTQNAAEHPNPKGNNGCSNLFQTA comes from the coding sequence ATGAAACACCGTTACAAAAACCGCTGCGAATGCAGCAACTGTTGCAAACTGCTGGCCGTCGGCACAGGCGACTTTGAAATCAAATGCCCACGCTGCAAGACAGTCAACCGGTTTGGTTCTTTAACAACCCAGAATGCCGCCGAGCATCCGAATCCGAAAGGAAACAATGGATGCTCAAACCTTTTTCAGACGGCCTGA
- a CDS encoding L-lactate MFS transporter yields MKFLDREATIAKPGFNRWLVPPAALAVHLSIGQIYAYSVFNAPLTKIIGITESAADDWKLTTVGWIFSIALAVLGASAALFGTWMERVGPRKAMFVAACCFSLGFLVSALGVSTHNLALLYLGNGVIGGVGLGLGYIGPVSTLMKWFPDKPGMATGLAIMGFGGGAMLASPMSVALMNRFAGAASVGVAETFVVLAAVYFALMMFGAFTIRIPAEGWKPEGYVAPRSASKLVSNSHVNVNQAMKTPQFWLLFWVLCLNVTAGIGVLGQASVMIQELFSETSVGAQAAIGAGAAAGFVSLLSLFNMGGRFVWSSVSDKIGRKNTYTVFFILGALLYLAVPPIGASGNKALFIIGFCVIMSMYGGGFAAIPAYLKDLFGTYQVGAIHGRILLAWSTAAVAGPVLVNYIRQSQIDSGVPAAEAYSITMYIMATLLVLGLLCNLCVRAVHEKHHETDIKTAAHSGNPDEETAVSDAYLVGESVSHGGFSVWWRWALVGIPLVYGMVMVFVKALDLFG; encoded by the coding sequence ATGAAATTTTTAGACCGTGAGGCCACGATTGCCAAGCCGGGTTTCAACCGTTGGCTGGTGCCGCCAGCCGCTTTGGCGGTACACCTTTCCATCGGCCAGATTTACGCCTATTCGGTGTTCAACGCGCCCCTGACCAAAATCATCGGCATTACCGAATCCGCCGCGGACGACTGGAAGCTGACGACGGTCGGCTGGATTTTCAGCATCGCGCTGGCGGTGTTGGGTGCGTCGGCGGCGCTGTTCGGTACTTGGATGGAACGCGTCGGCCCGCGCAAAGCGATGTTTGTCGCGGCCTGCTGTTTCAGCTTGGGCTTTCTGGTTTCGGCACTCGGCGTCTCGACCCACAACCTCGCGCTGCTTTATCTGGGCAACGGCGTGATTGGCGGCGTCGGGCTGGGTTTGGGCTATATCGGGCCGGTTTCGACGCTGATGAAATGGTTTCCCGACAAGCCGGGCATGGCGACGGGGCTGGCGATTATGGGCTTCGGCGGCGGCGCGATGCTGGCTTCGCCGATGTCGGTGGCGCTGATGAACCGCTTTGCCGGCGCGGCTTCGGTGGGCGTGGCGGAGACGTTTGTGGTGTTGGCGGCAGTGTATTTTGCGCTGATGATGTTCGGCGCGTTTACCATCCGCATCCCCGCCGAGGGCTGGAAACCCGAGGGTTACGTCGCGCCGAGATCCGCCAGCAAACTGGTCAGCAACAGCCACGTCAATGTCAATCAGGCAATGAAAACGCCGCAGTTTTGGCTGCTGTTTTGGGTGTTGTGCCTGAACGTAACCGCCGGCATCGGCGTATTGGGGCAGGCTTCGGTGATGATTCAGGAGCTGTTTTCCGAAACTTCCGTCGGCGCGCAGGCCGCCATCGGCGCGGGTGCGGCGGCGGGTTTTGTCAGTCTGTTGAGTTTGTTCAACATGGGCGGGCGTTTTGTCTGGTCGAGCGTTTCCGACAAAATCGGCCGCAAAAATACCTATACCGTCTTTTTCATTTTGGGCGCACTACTGTATCTCGCCGTGCCGCCGATTGGAGCAAGCGGCAATAAAGCGCTGTTTATCATCGGCTTTTGCGTGATTATGTCGATGTACGGCGGCGGCTTCGCAGCGATTCCCGCCTACCTGAAAGACCTGTTCGGCACCTACCAAGTCGGCGCGATTCACGGGCGAATCTTATTGGCCTGGTCAACCGCCGCCGTCGCCGGCCCCGTGTTGGTGAACTACATCCGCCAAAGCCAGATCGACAGCGGCGTTCCCGCCGCTGAGGCGTACAGCATCACAATGTACATCATGGCCACGCTGCTGGTGTTGGGCTTGCTGTGCAACCTCTGCGTAAGAGCCGTTCACGAAAAACATCACGAAACCGACATAAAAACCGCCGCCCACAGCGGCAATCCCGACGAGGAAACCGCCGTTTCCGATGCCTATCTGGTCGGCGAAAGCGTGTCGCACGGCGGCTTTTCCGTGTGGTGGCGCTGGGCGCTGGTCGGCATCCCGCTGGTTTACGGCATGGTGATGGTGTTTGTGAAAGCGCTGGATTTGTTTGGGTAA